In Populus trichocarpa isolate Nisqually-1 chromosome 12, P.trichocarpa_v4.1, whole genome shotgun sequence, a genomic segment contains:
- the LOC7493185 gene encoding probable protein phosphatase 2C 76: MLYSSCIRRVIVQAGIFCKTRLQLGNVGRSLNASRGVNCKWNRQIFTMSSVSMMVDSVSTAKRGPTADLLTGEDDDGGFVCRGWKSEEGELSCGYSSFRGKRVTMEDFFDVKNTTIDGQRVCMFGIFDGHGGSRAAEYLKEHLFENLLKHPQFITDTKLALSESYQQTDVDFLDSEKDTYRDDGSTASTAVLVGDHLYVANVGDSRTVISKGGKAIPLSEDHKPNRSDERKRIESAGGVVMWAGTWRVGGVLAMSRAFGNRMLKQFVVAEPEIQEQKIDEEFELLVLASDGLWDVVPNEDAVSIARTEEPEAAARKLTEAAFTRGSADNITCIVVQFHHDKTDPSKTDPSNFQED; encoded by the exons ATGTTATACAGCAGCTGCATAAGGAGAGTGATTGTACAAGCCGGAATATTTTGCAAAACGAGGTTGCAGTTAGGCAATGTTGGAAGGAGTTTGAATGCAAGCCGTGGTGTAAATTGTAAGTGGAATAGGCAGATTTTTACAATGAGTAGTGTAAGTATGATGGTTGATTCTGTTTCCACGGCGAAAAGGGGACCTACTGCTGATCTTTTGACGGGGGAAGATGATGATGGTGGATTTGTTTGTAGAGGGTGGAAAAG TGAAGAAGGGGAATTGAGCTGTGGGTATTCAAGTTTTAGGGGAAAGAGGGTTACCATGGAGGATTTCTTTGATGTCAAAAACACCACGATTGATGGGCAAAGAGTCTGCATGTTTGGAATCTTTGATG GTCATGGTGGTTCTCGTGCTGCTGAGTATTTGAAGGAGCATCTGTTTGAGAATCTATTGAAGCATCCACAATTTATCACGGACACCAAATTAGCTCTCA GTGAATCATATCAACAGACTGATGTAGACTTTTTGGACTCTGAAAAGGATACCTACCGTGATGATGGTTCTACTGCTTCAACAGCAGTGCTAGTTGGTGATCATCTTTATGTTGCCAATGTTGGAGACTCACGGACTGTGATTTCGAAGGGTGGAAAAG CGATCCCTCTATCTGAGGATCATAAGCCTAACAGAAGCGATGAGCGGAAGAGAATTGAAAGTGCTGGAGGTGTTGTAATGTGGGCGG GCACTTGGAGAGTAGGTGGTGTATTGGCCATGTCCCGTGCTTTTGGTAACCGCATGTTGAAGCAATTTGTTGTAGCAGAACCTGAGATCCAG gAGCAGAAAATAGATGAGGAATTCGAATTGCTTGTGCTCGCAAGTGATGGACTATGGGATGTGGTACCCAATGAG GATGCTGTTTCCATTGCCAGAACAGAAGAACCCGAGGCAGCTGCTAGAAAATTAACAGAGGCTGCTTTTACACGGGGCAGTGCGGACAACATAACATGCATTGTAGTGCAGTTCCACCACGACAAGACTGATCCATCCAAGACTGATCCATCCAATTTCCAGGAGGATTAG